The Archangium primigenium genomic interval CAACGACGCCGTCTACCGTGGCCGGTGGAAGGAGGCGTACGTCGCGCTGAGCGGCACGAACAACTTCCCCGAGTTCACCGGCCGCCTGTGCCCCGCGCCTTGCGAGGCGGCGTGCGTGCTCAGCATCGATCAGGATCCGGTGACCATCGAGCACCTGGAGAAGGAGATCATCGAGCGCGCCTTCGCCGAGGGCTGGGTGACGGCCCGGCCTCCGGCGCACCGCACCGGCAAGCGCGTGGCGGTGGTGGGCTCGGGTCCGGCGGGGCTCGCCGCGGCGGCGCAGCTCAACCAGGCCGGCCACCGGGTCACCGTGTTCGAGCGCGATGACCGGCCCGGCGGCCTGCTGCGCCACGGCATCCCCGACTTCAAGCTGGAGAAGTCCGTGCTGGAGCGGCGGCTCAAGCTGATGGAGGCCGAGGGCATCGAGTTCCGCTGCGGCGTGGACGTGGGCCGCGAGCCGACCTACGCCGCGCTGCGCGAGCAGTACGACGCGATTGTGCTGGGCATCGGCGCCCAGCGCGGCCGGGACCTGGACGTGCCCGGGCGGGAGCTGTCCGGCGTGGTCATGGCCATGGACTACCTCACGCACCAGAACCGGGTGCTGGCCGGGCTCACCTCGCTCGAGCCCCGCTTCGACGCGGCCGGCAAGCGCGTGCTCATCCTCGGCGCGGGCGACACGGGCTCGGACTGCCTGGGCACGGCCCTGCGCCAGGGCGCCGCGCACGTGATGCAGGTGTCCTACGCGCCGCCGCCGCCCCAGGTGCGCGCCCTGGAGAACCCCTGGCCCCGCTGGCCCCTCGTCTTCCGCACCTCTTCCAGTCAGGAGGAGGGCGGCCAGCGCGAGTTCGGCCTCGTCACGAAGCGCCTGTCGGGCCGGGACGGCCGCCTGGAGGCGGTGCACACGGTGAAGGTGGAGGTGCGGCCCGACGCCGAGGGCAAGCCCCGGCTGGTGGAGATTCCCGGCTCGGAGAGCGCCCTCGAGGTGGACCTCCTGGTGCTCGCCATCGGCTTCGCGGGACCGGACACCCGGGTGCTCGCCGAGCAGCTCGGGGTGAAGCTCTCGCCCCGGGGCAACGTGCACGTGGACGCGCACTTCGCCACCTCCGTGCCCGGCGTGTATTGCGCGGGGGACGCCCACCGCGGCGCGAGCCTCATCGTCTGGGCCTTCGCCGACGGCCGCGAGGCGGCCCGCTCCGTCGACGCCTACCTCGCCCAGGGCGACTCGGCGCTGCCCACCCGCGGCAAGGACTACGCCATCGGCTGAGCCCCGCTCCGCCCCCTCACTCCCGCGCGGTTCCCCCAACGGGCCCGGTCGTTTCGGGCCCGTTGTCGTTGCGGGCACCAAGTGATTGAAAGTTTACAGGCTTATTGGGATTTGAGAGTTTTGCCCGAATTCCTTTGACTACGGGATAAGAATTAGGAGAAATGCTGAATCGTGGAAGCCCGGCGCCCGACCTGTACGCGTCCGGCTTCCTCCACGACGAAGCAGAGGTTCCTCCTCCTCCCCCCAAGCAAGGGAATGTCCGATGACGCGTAAGCTCCCCGCTCTCACCGCCCTCACCGCCCTGTTCGCCGGCATGTCCGCCCTGGCGGCCCCCGTCCCCGCCGTGGTCCCCATGTCCGTGCCGGAGGCCTCGCCCGAGGTGCTCTCCGCGATGCAGCGCGACCTGGGGCTCAGCCCCGCGCAGTCCATGCGCCGCATGGCGGTGGAGGCGCTCGCGGCGCACACCGAGCAGCGCCTGGCGGCGGAGCTGGGGGACACGTTCGGTGGCGCGTGGATGAACGAGGACGGGAGCGCCCTCATCGTGGCCGTCACCGACGAGTCCAGCATGCGTCAGGTGCTGCGCCAGGGCGCCGAGCCCAAGCTCGTGACGCGCTCGCTGGCCCAGCTGGAGCGGATGCGCACCGTGCTGGACCGCAACGCCGAGCGCGCGCCCCGCGGCATCTTCGCCTGGAGCGTGGACGTGCGGACCAACAGCGTGGTGGTGACGGCGCTGGACGAGGCGCTCGCCAAGGGCTTCATCGCCGACAGCGGCGCGGACGTGGAGGGCCTGCGCGTGGAGGTGTCGCGCGAGGAGTACCGCCCCCTGTACGACATCCGTGGCGGTGACGCGTACTACCCGGGCAACGCGCGCTGCTCCATCGGCTTCGCGGTGAACGGCGGCTTCGTGACCGCGGGCCACTGTGGCGGCGTGGGCACCAACACCACCGGCAGCGGCGTGGCGCAGGGCACCGTGCGCGGCTCCACCTTCCCCGGCAAGGACCAGGCCTGGGTGCAGACCAACGGCTCGTGGGTGGCCCAGCCCTGGGTGAACAACTACGCGGGCGGCGTGGCCAATGTCGCCGGCTCCAACGAGGCCACGGTGGGCAGCTCCGTCTGTCGCTCGGGCTCCACGACGGGCTGGCGCTGTGGAACCATCCAGGCGCGCGGCGCGACCATCAACTACGCGAACGGCCCGGTGTACGGCGCCGTGCAGACCAACGCCTGCGCCGAGGGCGGTGACTCGGGTGGCTCGTGGATCTCCGGTGACCAGGCCCAGGGCGTGACCTCGGGCGGCTCGGGCAACTGCTCCACCGGCGGCACCACCTTCTTCTTCCCGCTCAAGCCCATCCTCCAGGAGTACGGCCTGACGCTGAAGACCTCGGGCGGCGGCAGCACGGGCGGCAAGGCCATCCGCTCGCGGCTGAACAACAAGTGCATCGACATCCCCAACTCGAACACGAACGACGGCACGCAGCTGCAGATGTGGGACTGCAACGGCACGGGCGCGCAGAGCTGGCAGTGGTACTCGGATGGCTCGGTCCGCGCGCTGGGCAAGTGCATGGACGTGGCCTGGGGCTCGGTGGACGCGGGCGCCATCATCCAGATCGCCAACTGCAGCGGCAACCCGGCCCAGAAGTTCATCCTCAGCGGCGCGGGGGACCTGGTGAACCCCCAGGCCAACAAGTGCGTGGACATCGTGGACCACAACCAGAACAGCGGCGCCAAGCTCATCCAGTGGACCTGCACCGGCGCCAACAACCAGAAGTGGTACCAGTAGGCCGTCGCTCCCTGGGAGGGGCTTCCCTCCCAGCGCGGTGGTGACGTCCCCTCTCGTCGTTGAACGCGCGCGCGGGGTGAGCCCCCGGGTTCCCCCGCCGCGTGCCGCCTCCCAACCCCAGACTTCAGAAGGAAACACCCGATGAACCGCATGTTCCGCACGTTCTCCACCCTGACGGCGCTGTGCACCGGCGTCGTGGGGATGTCCGCCCTGGCCTCCCCCGTGCCCGCCGCCGTTCCCCTGTCCGTGCCGGAGACCGCTCCGGAGGTGCTCGCCGCGATGCAGCGCGACCTGGGGCTCACCCCCGAGCAGTCCCTGCGCCGCATGGCGGTGGAGACGCTCGCGGCGCACACCGAGAAGCGCCTGGCGGCGGAGCTGGGCGACACGTTCGCCGGCGCGTGGATGAACGAGGAGGGCACGGCCCTCATCGTGGCCGTCACCGACGAGGCGGGCATGCCCCAGGTGCTGCGCGCGGGCGCCGAGCCCAAGCTCGTGCCGCGCACCCTGGCCCAGCTCAACCGGGTGCAGTCGGCCCTGGATCAGCGCGCCACGCGCGCCCCCCGCGGCGTGGGCGGCTGGTACGTGGACGTGAAGACCAACACCGTGGTCGTCTTCGCCGAGGACCCGTCGCTCGCCAAGGCGTTCATCGCCGACAGCGGCCTGGGCGAGGAGGCCTCGGTGCGCGTGGAGCACGCCGCGGGCGAGCCCCGGACGGTGTACGACATCCGCGGGGGTGACGCGTACGGCACGGGCAACGCGCGCTGCTCCATCGGCTTCTCGGTGAATGGCGGCTTCGTGACCGCGGGCCACTGCGGCGGCGTGGGCACGGCCACCAACGGCAGCGGCGTGGCCCAGGGCACCGTGCGCGGCTCCACCTTCCCGACCAACGACTGGGCCTGGGTGCAGACCAACGGCTCGTGGGTCTCCACGCCCTACGTGTACAACTACTCCAACGGCCTGGTGCCCGTGCACGGCTCCAACGAGGCCGCGGTGGGCGCGAGCCTCTGCCGCTCGGGCTCCACGACGGGCTGGCGCTGTGGCGTGCTCGAGGCCAAGAACATCACGGTGAACTACTCCAACGGCCCCGTCTACGGCATGACCCAGACGACGGCCTGCGCCGAGCCGGGTGACTCCGGTGGCTCGTTCATCGCCGGCAACCAGGCCCAGGGCGTCACCTCGGGCACCACGGGCAACTGCGGCAACTCGGCCACGCGCTCGTTCTACCAGCCCCTCAACCCCATCCTGAGCCAGTTCGGCCTGGCGCTCACCACCACGAGCGGTGGCGGCAGCACGGGCGGCAAGGCGATCAAGTCGCGGCTGAACAACAAGTGCATCGACATCCCGAACTCGAACACGAACGACGGCACGCAGCTGCAGATGTGGGACTGCAACGGCACGGGCGCGCAGAGCTGGCAGTGGTACTCGGATGGTTCGGTCCGCGCGCTGGGCAAGTGCATGGACGTGGCCTGGGGCGCGGTCACCAACGGCGCCATCATCCAGATCGCCAACTGCAGCGGCAACCCGGCCCAGAAGTTCATCCTCAGCGGCGCGGGGGACCTGGTGAACCCCCAGGCCAACAAGTGCGTGGACATCGTGAACATCAACAGCAGCAGCGGCGCCAAGCTCCACCAGTGGGAGTGCAACGGGGCCAACAACCAGAAGTGGTACCAGTAGGCGCGCCCGACCCGTCCGGGTCGTGAGCCCAGGGGCCTCCTGTCCATCGGACGGGAGGCCCCGTGCGTTTTCGGCGCCCTGGACGCGGGGTCCGGGTGCCTCGGGGGTGGGACGCGGGGGAGGGGAGTGCTACGGTTGGGCAGCCGTGGATTGACGGAGGGACGGGTGGGCACGCTCCTGAAGGGTGGCATCGTTGTCGAACTCGAGCCGGCGTGCGTCGAGCGCGTGGACCTGCGCGTCGAGGGCGATCGCATCGTGGCGCGCGGACCGGACCTGGCCGCCGCGCCGGATGACGAGGTGCTCGCGCTCTCGGGCAAGCTCGTCTTCCCGGGGCTGGTGAGCGCGCACCAGCGGCTCTACGCCAGCCTGGGCCGGGGCATGCCCCGGCCGAAGCTGGACGGCTACCAGGAGCTCCTGGAGAAGGTGCGCTGGCGCTACGAGGACGCGCTGGACCTGGACGCGGTGCAGGTGGCCGCGACGGCCGGCGGCCTGGAGGCGCTGCAGTGCGGCACCACCACCCTGTTCGACCTGCACTCCTCGCCCCGGGCCGTCCAGGGCGCGCTGATGCGGGTGGGCCGGGGCCTGCACGAGGTGGGTGTGCGGGGCGTGTTGTCCTACGCCGTCACGGACCGCCGGGGCGCGCTGGGGCGGGAAGAGGGGCTGGAGGAGACGGTGGCCTTCGCGCGCAAGGCGCGGGGCCGGCTGCGCGGGCAGGTGGGCTCGGCGCCGCTCTTCACCGTGGGCAAGGAGGCCCTGGAGGGGCTGGCCGAGGCCTTGAAGGGCTCGGGCACGGGCCTGCACGTGCCCCTGGCGGAGGATCCGCTCGACGAGACGCTGTCCACGGAGCGCTTTGGCGCCTCGCCGGTGACGCGGCTGGTGGAGGGCGGGCTGGTGTCGGCGCAGACGGTGCTGGCGCACGTGGGCCACCTGGCGTGGCCGGAGCTGGCGCAGCTGCTGCCCACGGGGGCGTGGCTGGCGCACACCCCGCGCTCCAACATGGAGGCCGAGGTGGGCTACGCCCCGGCCCTGAAGTTCGGCCACCGGGCCACGCTGGGCGCGGACGGGGTGAGCGCGGACATGTTCGCCGAGGCGCAGGCGGCCTGGCTGCGCTCGCGCGACGCGGGGCAGCCCATCGACGTGCTGCGCTACCTGGCCAACGGCCAGCGCCTGGCCTCGCAGGCCTTCGGGCTGCAACTGGGCCCCATGCGCGAGGGCGCGGTGGCGGATCTGCTCGTCATGGACTACCTGCCGGCCACGCCGCTCACCGCGGACAACCTCGCCTGGCACGTGGCGTTCGGCCTGGGCTCGCGCCACGTGGAGTCGGTCATGGTGGACGGGGTGTGGCGGGTGTGGGCGCGCCGGCCCCTGTCCGTCAACCCGAGCGTGGTGGCCGAGCAGGCCCGCGAAGCCGCCGCGTCCGTGTGGGCGCGCATGGGCGAGAAGTGATAAGCCTGCGGGCATGCTCACTGCCACGCTCGTCGCCGGCTTCCTCGCGGGAGCCACCCCCCAGGCTGGAGAGGTCGCGCCCGACTTCACGGTGCAGGACACCTCCGGCAAGTCCCACTCGCTCTCGGAGATGGTGAAGGCGGGCCCCGTCATCCTCGCCTTCTTCCCCAAGGCCTTCACCGGCGGCTGCACCAAGGAGCTGACGGCCTACCGCGACCGCTACAAGGACGTGGAGAAGCTCGGCGGCCAGCTGCTCGCGGTGAGCACCGACGAGGCCGCGGACCTCATCAAGTTCAAGGACTCGCTCAAGGCGCCCTTCGCCTTCGTGCCGGATCCGGAGGCCAAGCTCACGAGCCTCTACGACGTGAAGATGCCGGTGATGAACCTGGCCAACCGCTACACCTTCGTCATCGGCGAGGACCGGAAGATCCTCAAGGTGGACCAGGGCAAGGACGCGGTGGACCCCAACGGCGCCATCGCCTCGTGCCCCCTGCGCAAGCCCAAGGCGGACGCCGCGGCGACGCCCGCTCCGGCCCCGGCTCCGGCTCCGGCCAAGAAGTAGCCCATGCGTCCGGCTCCCTCCCTCGCCCGACGATGCGCCGCGCTCGGGGTCCTGCTGCTGGGCTCGGCCGCGCTGCTGGCCACCTCCCCGCCTGACTACTGGGGCCAGGACGCGGTCCTCCAGGGCCGCACCCTGTGGCTGGATGCGCGCGCGCCCGAGGCCCGGCGCGCGCTGCGGGTCGTCGTGACCCAGCCGAAGGAGGACGAGCAGGAGGTGGAGGGCTGGTTCCGGGTCGACCTCTCCGTGCGCTGGCTGCCCCCGGAGGGCGCGACCACCGCCGCGAGGCCCTGGGTGCGCGCGCGGCTCGTGCGCGCGGGGACGCCCCTGGAGCCCGAGGTGCTCATCCTCGAGGGCACCCCCGGGGTCGGGACGCTGTCCGTGTCCACGCCCCTGATGTTCAAGCCCGCGTGCGTGAAGCAACGCCGGTGCGAGCAGTCCTTCCAGCTCGAGCTGGACTGGCAGGGGGGTCCCGTGGGCGGCGTGCTCGCGGTGGACTGGCCCGCCACGGCGTACGTCCATGGCTCGGAGGACGAGCTCGTGATGCCCGAGGGCCTCGAGGTACGGCTCACCGAGCCCTGAACCCGAGTCGGGGCTGACAAGCCCCTCGCGGGGACCGGCGGACGGGGTGTCCTCGGCCGCACACCCCAAGCGTTGACGAGTCGGCGCCGCGCGAGCGCTTCCGTTCACCGGACCCTCGGTCCGCGGTGCGAGTCGTCTGGCGGGGGCCCGGGGCCGTGTTACCCCTGGGTCTACCCATGCGTGATCGTTCCTCCCTCCGGCATCCCGTTCCCGCGCATCCCCGCGGAGGGCGCCCCGTGCGCCGGGTGCTGCTGTCCACCCCCACCGGGGGGACGGCATGGGCGTCCTCGCTGGCCCTGTGCCGGGCGCTGGGGGAGCGCGGCGTGGCGGTGACGCTGGCCACCCTGGGCGCGCCCCTCACCGCGGCCCAGTGGCACGGCCTGCTGGGCCTTCCCGGCCTGCGCGTGGAGCAGAGCACGTGGCGCGCGGAGCCCACCGACGCCGTCTGGGAGGACATGGACGCCGCGGGGGCGTGGCTCCTGGAATTGGAGGCGCGCGACGCGCCGGACGCCGTGCACCTGTGCGGCGCCCGCCACGGTGTGCTGCCCTTCCGGCGCGCCCCCTTGGTGGTGGGGCTCGACTGCCCCCTGGCGTGGAACGAGGCCGTGCGCGGCGCGTCGGCGCCCGAGCGCGACTGGCTCGCCCGCTGGGAGGTGACGCGGGGCCTGCGCGCCGCCGGCCATGTGGTGACGCCCTCCGTGGACCTCCTGGCCTCGCTGGAGCGCCACCACGGGCCCCTGCCCGCCGCGAGCGTCATTCCGCCCGGCCTGTCGCCCGCCGACTTCCCGCCCGCGCGCGTGCGCGAGCCCTTCATCCTCGCCACGGGCGCGTGGTGGGACGAGGCCCACAACCTCCAGGTGCTCGAGGCCGTGGCGCCCCGGGTGGACTGGCCCGTGTTGGTGGCCGGTGGCCGCGAGCACCCCGAGGGTGGCCAGATGCGGGCCCGCTCCGTGCGGCTGCTCGGCGAGCTGTCCTCCTCCGCCCAGGCCAGCTACCTCGGCCGCGCCTCGCTCTTCGTCCAGCCCGCGCGCCAGGCCTGGAGTGACGTCGCCGCGCTGGAGGCCGGACTCGCCGGGTGTGCGTTGGTGTTGGCGGACATCCCCTCGCTTCGCGAAAGGTGGGAGGACGCGGCGGTGTTCGTGCCACCGGACGACACGGACATGCTCGCGCGGGCGCTGCGCCGCCTGGTGGCCGAGCCCGCCCTGCGCGGCCGGATGTCCACCCTCGCACGCACCCGGGCCCTGGCGTTCTCTCCCGAGCGCCTGGCGGATGCCTACCTTGCGGTCTACGCCCGCCTGGGTGAGGAATCCCAGCGGGTGTCGTCCCCCCTGTCTCAACGGGCGCGGGCGACCTGAGCGGGACGCGGGGAGGTGGGGCCCGCGTCCGGTACTTCTGCACGAGGAGCGGGACATGCGGCGCGGTCACGGACTTCGGATCGCCTTCTTCGGCGCGAGCCTCGCCTCGGCCTGGTGGAACGGCGCCGCCATGTACTACTGCGGCATCCTCCGGGCCCTGCACGCCCGGGGGCACCGCATCACCTTCTACGAGCCGGACCTGGCGGGCCGCCGTCCCGGGGAGCAGGTGCCCGCCCCGTGGGCGCGGGTCGTCGTCTACCCGGTGGAGGACACCTCGGCCCTGGAGCGCTGCCTGGAGGAGGCCCGGGGCGCGGACGTGGTGGTGAAGGCCAGCGCGGTGGGCGCGCACGACGCGTGGCTCGACGCGCGGGTGCTGGAGCTGCGCTCGGGGCGCACGCAGGTGGTGTACTGGGACCTGGACGCGCCGGTGACGCTGGAGCGCCTGCTCGGCGAGCCCGAGGCGCCCCTGCGCGCGCTGGTGCCGCGCTATGACCGCATCCTCACGCAGGGCGGGGGAGACCGGGTGGTGCTCGCCTACCGGGACCTGGGGGCGCGCGACTGCGTGCCGGTGTACGGCGCGGTGGATCCGGACGTGCACTTCCCCGTGTCCCCCGAGCCCCGCTTCGACTGCGCGCTGGCCTTCCTGGACGACCGGCTGCCGGACCTGGAGCGGCGCGTGGAGTCCTTCTTCCTGCGCGCGGCGAACCTGCTGCCCGACATGCCCTTCCTGCTCGGGGGCGAGGGCTGGGAGGACCGGCCCCGGCCGGCCAACGTGCGCTACGTGGGGCACGTGGCGCCCGGGGAGCACAACGTCATGCGGGGCACGGCGCGCACGGTGCTCGACGTGAGCCGCGAGGGCATGGCGCGCTTTGGCTACTCGCCCGCCTCGCACCTGTTCGCCGCGGCGGGCGCGGGCGCGTGCCTCATCACCGACGGGTGGGAGGGCATCGAGCTGTTCCTGGAGCCGGGCCGCGAGTGCATGGCGGCGCGCGACGGGCTGGAGGTGGCCGAGGCGGTCGTCTGCCTCACGGACGCGGGCGTGCGCGAGCTGGGACAGGCCGCGCGCCGCCGGGTGCTGGCCGAGCACACCTACGCGCATCGGGCCGTGCAGGTGGAGGCGTTGCTGGGCCACGTGGGGGGCCCGGGGGGACCGCGCGAGCACCGCGGGTGAGGCCGCAAGGTTCCGTGCCTTGATGTTCCAGGTGTCACCGCTTGACGGATGCGCGTGAGCTTCTCGGGCGGGTGGATGGGACTCGTTGGGGGCGAGGTGTTCGCGCGAGGGCTTTCAGTTCTCCAACCGTGCGGTGCTTCTCCTTCGCCGGGCTCTGTTCCGCGCGGAATGCACGCAGAAGTACCGAGCCAAGCGGGAACTCGGGCTCACGGGCCGCATGCAGGAGCCATGCTTCCTTCCTCGCGGGAGAAAGGCGCGTCACCCAGTGGCGGAACGCGTTCGCGTCGGAGGCGGGCCTCGCGCTTGCCCGCGCCGCGGCCAGGAGGAGGTCGATGTCGATGCCGAGGAACTCCACCAGCGCGTGCTGCGCGGTCGTGAGCGTGGTGAGTCCAGGCGGAACTGGCGGCTCCGTCGTGGATTCGTCCACGTCTCCCTCTTGGACCATGCGCAACCATGCCAGGTATGCACAGCGCAGGTCGCCTCGCATCAGCTCCGCGCGCAGGGGGAGCAGGGCCGCGAGTGAGCCTTGGCTCGCCTCTTCATCTTCGGCTTCCTCTGTGTGGCACGTGAAGTCCAGGACGACATGCTTGCCCGAACGCATCAACCGAGCGCTGCCCCGACCCTGGAAGAACGGTCGCAGGGTCTTCTCTTCAAGGTGGGCTCGTGGGACGCGCAGCATCAAACGACGCGTACCCCAGTTCGCGAAGTACAGGTGCGCGTCGAAGTAACGTGCCAGGAGCCTTGAAGGATCGGCCTTGAGATCTCCCCACTGGTACTCATTCCAGAAGCGTGTGGGCGAGATTTGAGCACGCGTCGAGATCGCGCGCAGTTCGGCCATCTCCTTCGCGGTCAGGGGTCGGTCAAGCGCCACGAATTCGTAGCACTGATACTCACTCACTTCGCCGCCTCCTTTCGCCCTCGTGGAGCGTGGGTCGCCTCATTGACCCGGAAGGTAGTGGGGAGGACCGACTTTTCAAGTCACGTGGGCTCCGCCAGCGGGGAGCGGTGTTGCGTGTGAAACAGGAGGGTGTTCTCGCCGGTCAATCCTCTTGGGAGGAAAACGGTTCCAAGAAGAGTCGAAGGCTGTGGTTGCGTGTGGCGCAGTCCGCGAGCGTGCGTCGCTTACGGAAGTCCCGGCTCAAGGTGTCGTGGGCGTCGTAGGCGCTCATCTGTGAGAGTTTCTTGCGCTCCTTTTCCGACTGCCGCTGGTCCAGTGCCCTGCGGAGCGCCTTCTTGGGGTCGCGCGTCGTGGAGGTGTCCTTCTGCTGATGGAGCGTCAGGATCCACGCTTCTGTCTCTTCCACGGCGATGGCGTAGTGGAACGTGGCTGAGGGGCGCCCGGAGAGCCACTCGTCGAGCTTCACCGCGACGCGCTTGCGCAATTCGATGGCGAAGTCCTTTGTCGAACCAGAGGGTCGGACGACGTCATAGCCGAGTTGCTCCGCCTCCGCGGTATCGATGTGGATGACGACAAGTCGATCCTCGTCGAGCGGACTGTTCAAGAACTCATGCAACTGAGTGCCTGTCATGCATTCTTGCTTCACGAGCCCCCAGTTGCTGAACTGCTCCTCCGTCATGTTGTGGAGGTCTGTTTCGTCGAGTGCGTACTGGGGACGCAGTGGCTGGAAGTCCGCGGAGTCGAATCCAAGTCCCCTCAAGATATTGTAGATGACGGCGAGGTCTCCGCGTCCCTCCGCGATGATTCCAATGCGCATGGTCGGTTCAAAACGCGTTGGGAATACCGCCGAGGTGTCCACGCATCCACAATTCCGAGAGCTTGTACTGAGATTCGTCCTTGGTCTTGGGCTTGAGCTTGATTCGTTTCCCTTCGGTGTGTCCCTGGTCGTTGCGGCGAATGACGACAAGCCGCTGGTCGTCGTCGTGCAGGTCGAGCCCATCCAAGATGGCCGGATTGTGCGTGGTGATGAGCACCTGCTTGTCGTGGGCCTTGGCCATGGCCGCGAGGGACTTCATCAACTCCCGGCAAAGCTGTGGGTTGAGCGCGGTCTCGATGTTGTCGATGGCGAAGATGGATGGAGTCTTGTCGCTCAGGAACAAGGCCAGGTAGAAGAGGATGTGGAGGATGCCCTCGTTCGCGTTCTCCGCCGAGAACACGTTGTTGCCTTTCTTCATGAATCGGTCCCGGAAGTAGAGCCGGGAGGTGCTTCGCCCGAGTTTATGTCCCTTGAATTTCAGTTCGTCCTGCGTGTCGATGAGGAGATTGTCGAACCAGGGGATGAACTTGCTGTAGCGCACGAGTTCGCGGCGCTGGGCCTGGGTCAGTTCCTCAAGGAAGACGTCGAGGTTTTCACCGTTGATGCCGAGCGGCAGCCTGCGACTGGTATTCTGGATGCCACGTAGCGCCAAGGGGTTGAGATTGTAGATGCAGAAACTCTTTAATTGCTGCTGCTGGAGGCTGAGATTGCTTCGGTGATTAACTGCGTTATCTAGAAACTGCAGCATGGAAGCATCACTATGGGTTCTGCGCATGTCGCGCAGATTGGATAGAAGCTCCCCGATGAACGCTTGCTTATTCGAGAGATTTGAAATTGGCCCCTTGGCGGAGGCGGTGTCGACCTGCCATCCAGAGTCAATATTGCTGGCATCAGGATGAAGCGTGAGCTTGAGCCAGGGGGCCTCTTCGTCGTTGTTGGGGGCCTTCGGTGCGGAGGTGAGCGTCAACGCGATGGCTTGAGCGGATTTCTTTTGGAGAAAGGAGCTGATCGTGATGGATGGCTTGGCGATCCGAACGCCTCTCGTATAGAGTTCCTCGATTTCGAGTGAGCCATCCGAAGCCGCGCTCGCCGTGGCGAAAGCCTCGAGGATGTTGGTCTTGCCCGCGCCATTCTCGCCGATGAGGACATTGATCCGCCCGAGTTCGAGCGTGTAGTCGAGGATCGACTTGAAATTCTGGATGTGGATCTTCTCGAGCATGCAGGACGCAGCTTAGCCCCTACGGATAGGGACCCGGAAAGTTTGGGTCCAGGTCCACGGGCGTGGACACGTCTGGACGCGGTCGGGAAGCCCGTTTCGTGCTACCCGGAGGGCGTGCGGACCGGATTGACCCTCTTCGAGCCCCAGCCCGATGCCGGTGACGTGCCGGAGGCCTTCCCCAGCCCCTTCGACGAGCTGGGCCCCCACGCCCTGGCGCGCCGGGCCGCCGACGCGGTGCGGGCCGAGCTCCAGGCGGGCGCCATCGCCCCGGGCGTGTCCGCGGCGCCGCTGGACGCTCCCGGGGGCGGCAAGATGTTCGGGGTGCTCGTCGTGCGCGAGCCCGGGGGCCGCTGGGGCTTCCTGCGCGCCTTCTCCGGCCTGCTCGGGGGCCAGTGGCGCGTGCCGGGCTACTGTCCGCCCGTGTTCGACGCCGAGGCCCGCTCCCACCTCGAGGTGCCGGGCGAGGCGGGGGTGAAGGCGCTGGCGGCCCGCGCCGAGGCCTTCGAGGCCTCCGCCGAACTCACCACCGCGCGCGAGGCCGTCGTGGCATTGACGTCCCACCAGGCCCGCGAGCGCGAGGCGATGCGGCTGCGCCACGAGGCGAACCGGCGCGAGCGTCAGGCCGAGCGCGAGCGGCTCCTCGGCGCCGCGCTGTCCGAGCCCGCGCGGCGCGAGGCCCTGCATGCGCTCGACCAGAAAAGCCGGGGGGACAAGGCCGAGAAGCGCCGGAGCGAGGCGGTCTGGGAGGCCGAGCAGGGGGCGCTCGCGCCGGGGC includes:
- a CDS encoding ricin-type beta-trefoil lectin domain protein, with the translated sequence MTRKLPALTALTALFAGMSALAAPVPAVVPMSVPEASPEVLSAMQRDLGLSPAQSMRRMAVEALAAHTEQRLAAELGDTFGGAWMNEDGSALIVAVTDESSMRQVLRQGAEPKLVTRSLAQLERMRTVLDRNAERAPRGIFAWSVDVRTNSVVVTALDEALAKGFIADSGADVEGLRVEVSREEYRPLYDIRGGDAYYPGNARCSIGFAVNGGFVTAGHCGGVGTNTTGSGVAQGTVRGSTFPGKDQAWVQTNGSWVAQPWVNNYAGGVANVAGSNEATVGSSVCRSGSTTGWRCGTIQARGATINYANGPVYGAVQTNACAEGGDSGGSWISGDQAQGVTSGGSGNCSTGGTTFFFPLKPILQEYGLTLKTSGGGSTGGKAIRSRLNNKCIDIPNSNTNDGTQLQMWDCNGTGAQSWQWYSDGSVRALGKCMDVAWGSVDAGAIIQIANCSGNPAQKFILSGAGDLVNPQANKCVDIVDHNQNSGAKLIQWTCTGANNQKWYQ
- a CDS encoding glutamate synthase subunit beta, whose product is MGKTTGFQEWEHVSAPKRDKAERLKDSREFYLPFPPEEAKRQAGRCMDCGVPFCHQGCPLGNPIPEFNDAVYRGRWKEAYVALSGTNNFPEFTGRLCPAPCEAACVLSIDQDPVTIEHLEKEIIERAFAEGWVTARPPAHRTGKRVAVVGSGPAGLAAAAQLNQAGHRVTVFERDDRPGGLLRHGIPDFKLEKSVLERRLKLMEAEGIEFRCGVDVGREPTYAALREQYDAIVLGIGAQRGRDLDVPGRELSGVVMAMDYLTHQNRVLAGLTSLEPRFDAAGKRVLILGAGDTGSDCLGTALRQGAAHVMQVSYAPPPPQVRALENPWPRWPLVFRTSSSQEEGGQREFGLVTKRLSGRDGRLEAVHTVKVEVRPDAEGKPRLVEIPGSESALEVDLLVLAIGFAGPDTRVLAEQLGVKLSPRGNVHVDAHFATSVPGVYCAGDAHRGASLIVWAFADGREAARSVDAYLAQGDSALPTRGKDYAIG
- a CDS encoding ricin-type beta-trefoil lectin domain protein codes for the protein MNRMFRTFSTLTALCTGVVGMSALASPVPAAVPLSVPETAPEVLAAMQRDLGLTPEQSLRRMAVETLAAHTEKRLAAELGDTFAGAWMNEEGTALIVAVTDEAGMPQVLRAGAEPKLVPRTLAQLNRVQSALDQRATRAPRGVGGWYVDVKTNTVVVFAEDPSLAKAFIADSGLGEEASVRVEHAAGEPRTVYDIRGGDAYGTGNARCSIGFSVNGGFVTAGHCGGVGTATNGSGVAQGTVRGSTFPTNDWAWVQTNGSWVSTPYVYNYSNGLVPVHGSNEAAVGASLCRSGSTTGWRCGVLEAKNITVNYSNGPVYGMTQTTACAEPGDSGGSFIAGNQAQGVTSGTTGNCGNSATRSFYQPLNPILSQFGLALTTTSGGGSTGGKAIKSRLNNKCIDIPNSNTNDGTQLQMWDCNGTGAQSWQWYSDGSVRALGKCMDVAWGAVTNGAIIQIANCSGNPAQKFILSGAGDLVNPQANKCVDIVNINSSSGAKLHQWECNGANNQKWYQ
- a CDS encoding amidohydrolase family protein; this encodes MGTLLKGGIVVELEPACVERVDLRVEGDRIVARGPDLAAAPDDEVLALSGKLVFPGLVSAHQRLYASLGRGMPRPKLDGYQELLEKVRWRYEDALDLDAVQVAATAGGLEALQCGTTTLFDLHSSPRAVQGALMRVGRGLHEVGVRGVLSYAVTDRRGALGREEGLEETVAFARKARGRLRGQVGSAPLFTVGKEALEGLAEALKGSGTGLHVPLAEDPLDETLSTERFGASPVTRLVEGGLVSAQTVLAHVGHLAWPELAQLLPTGAWLAHTPRSNMEAEVGYAPALKFGHRATLGADGVSADMFAEAQAAWLRSRDAGQPIDVLRYLANGQRLASQAFGLQLGPMREGAVADLLVMDYLPATPLTADNLAWHVAFGLGSRHVESVMVDGVWRVWARRPLSVNPSVVAEQAREAAASVWARMGEK
- a CDS encoding peroxiredoxin — encoded protein: MLTATLVAGFLAGATPQAGEVAPDFTVQDTSGKSHSLSEMVKAGPVILAFFPKAFTGGCTKELTAYRDRYKDVEKLGGQLLAVSTDEAADLIKFKDSLKAPFAFVPDPEAKLTSLYDVKMPVMNLANRYTFVIGEDRKILKVDQGKDAVDPNGAIASCPLRKPKADAAATPAPAPAPAPAKK